The genomic interval CACGCAGCATAATCCATGAAATCCATGAAGCAACAGTCAGCATGTACTTACAGAAAGCATTCAAGAAAACTCCAGCTGTTATTAAACTGTACAGAGATAGACAGAAGATGTGATTGGCATAATGTTCTGTCAGTTTCACCAATGCCACAAAGAATTTCTCATAAGACTTTGTTTTGTAATCCTCACGAacagtttttacttttctgGTCAAACGGCGTTGTGGTGTTTGCGGTCTGTGTGTGATATATAGTTTAGTAAACATAGATTTTATACAATGTAGACGGACATACCCTTCTTTGAAACGCTTTGAATATCGATGATATTTGCTCTGTCGTTTTGCTTGATATGTTTTATGTCCATTACCTAGTGCATATCAATAATACTGTCAGAATAGGAAATGATATATAGAgaactttgtaaataaacagGACATTGCGTCAGTGgaatgtttttgttgcatAAATGGATGTTTAATAAAGTGCAATTATTATCACAATTTTTGGTTGGTATTTATCATTTTACACGcagtaaaataacaaatgaCTGTGGTATTCTACTACTGCCATAATTAAAACTCATCAACTTAATTGTTCAGCACAGAAATATTACCAGCCAAAATTAAAAGGTTACGCGGGCAAGCATGACTTAAGTTATTGAAGCTATTACAGACACTGACTTGTTGACTGTTGGTTTGATATATCTGAATATTGCCCCAACAACATTAGGAAGTCATTCAGGTCAAGAGAATCTTTGGAACTGAATCCATTAGCTCGCATCATATCATCTACAACGCTGTCAATATTATCTACATCTGCAGAAGAGTTCACCATCTCCATCATTGATCTGGAATAAAAAGACAGAAGTTtaagctaaaataaaaattaaaagtaacacATAGCAtcaatgtatgaatgaatgtaacttgctttatcctcacgtggttGGAAAACGGCAGTCTTTATAgcacggctgttctgttttatacacttcgtaaCAGCCTACGAGGAGctatgtttgttactttgtgggtaattttttatgACCACTGGCTTAGAGCatttgccattaagtgtcttgacaaAAGGcacattcgcccacaatggtagcagcgatcagccttgaacccattacctctgggttagaggcaggcgaacttaccactttgccacagtgccagataaacaaaaaagcaaGCTTACTTTAACATAGTTGTGAATTCTTCTTTTGATAAACCTCCACTTTTATCCAGGTCATACATGTTGAACATTAGTTGGGCTTTTTCTTTCGGGGTGCCTGAAAATAAGTAAGCGTTCATGCACCCTTTTCTCCTTATTACATTTGTTAGAAAAATTACTTACTGTATTGCAGTAGGTTTATTGCATTGTTTAAATGGCTTAGCATCCACGTATTTTGATAAtacttttacttttgtttttattcatatcGTGTTTTTAGTCGTAATTTTCTTGCTAATTCCCTATTCTTGctggtttatttaatttgatcttcattgtattgtatttaaaacaaaaaaattgcaatatgtcacaaattgtaaaaataattaaataggaaaaaaaaataacaaaaagttGAAGCACCttttgtaaaaagaacaattaTGTCCAGAAATTCACGAAAAGATATTGTTCCGTCTTCATCAGAGTCAGCGACCAGAAACATTTGCTCAACAAAAAGCGAATCTTCTTTCAGCTTGAGGTATTCGGCAAATTCTGACTTTGTGATGTTGACTTTCATAAGATCTTTAAGTGTTTTACGCTTGGGCCGATCCAAGTCTTCAGATTCAATATTCATAGCCTGCGTTGAAAACGAAACCAGCTTGCTTTGCATTTTATTGtagtaataaagttatatatattatatattatatatatatatatatatatagaggtTTTTTGACTATTTGTATTTTAGCTTAGGCACAGTGCTAAGAAGTGTTAAATGTATTCTGTAAGTACGAAATTAATGTACCACGACTTCTTAAGTGGTTTAAACTTTGCGATGAAAAGCCTCCTCGATATCACATACTATTCCGTATTAATACTATGGAAAAATGGTATAGGGaagacataaaaaattaaaaattgactTAGAACCTGCGACAGTGCTGTACGGAAGAAGTTCTGTAGTTGTTTATCTCTCATCTCCTTTGTTCTCGCTTCTTCCATAATATGCTTCTCAGGAATCGCAAACGTGATGCACTTCAAACCCAAAGGTTTGACAAAGTTATGCAATTCATTGAAAAATTCATCTAGTTCATAGCTATCGTTGAAGGACAGTACCTATTTTAAAGTGTAAGTTGGCTGTGTTGCAAAGGAATAATGAAAAAGTAATTACTGTTTAGAAATGTTAAGTtcgacaaaacaaaaaaagaataaaacacgGATCCATTATAGTGTTCCACTGTCTGGTTCTAACATTTAAAGACTAGACTTGGACTCTTAGTTAGTTTGGTATACTGCTACTCGAGCTCATCGAGTTAATAACGtggttatttataaattatgatGCCATCACGTGATAGGATACATAGATATCAAATACTTCGTGATACATGATAGCATGAACACTACATCCATACTCGAGGTAAagagttttaacaaaaaattctttggtttaaaaacaaaggttTTGTAAGTGTAAATGTGTCAGTGTTCTAAAATGCAGCTTTTTGATTGTATTTAACTAAACTAACCAGGTCATAAGTGTCTTCTTGAAGTCGAACGATTAAAGTTCTTCTATCAGTACCATCACTGCAGTATATTTTGATATCTTGTTGTTGTATCAGTTCGATTTTTCTTAGGTTTTGGTTCCCAATTACAGCTTTTatcaaaatcaaattttcGGGTCTCAAAATTATCTGTTAAGAAATTAAGCTATATTAATCAAACAcgtaaaaattaatttactgtaaaaaaaaataactggaTTTATAAcgttaaacaaattaaagccATGTTGCAAGTGAAGAAAATTGGTAGGAGTCCAAACTAAGAGAAGATGAATGCATTCAGACCTAATTAAAATTCCATTGTAAATTAAGTCAAATCAAAAACTTGTTGAGTATTAAGTACTAAACTTTACTGTTTTTGGTAAGAATTTTAATTCTACCAACCTGAATTTGTCGCACATTTTCACCAAGAATTTCAGTACAAATTGTGACATTACCAGAAGCTATACTGGTCTCAATAGTGGCGCGCTTCTTAGTTGTGATATCCTTTTTAGTTTTCAAGGCAGATTTCATTCGCTGCCGACCAACCAGATACATCACCAATAACGTGactaaaataaatcatttttttaaaggactataatatatattggttCTAAGTTATAGTGGTCTGCATATATAATACTTATCAGCTTTGTAGCTGTGGTCTAGTTGCCACGTATATTATCTTAAATGATCCACGTATTTAAATAGTTCATCTTTAAATAGTTGATAACAGGTTGCAgaatagaacattcaaaagaCTTACTTAGCACAAAGACACCGAAGAAAGCAAATGATAATGGGAAGGAGACTTCACTAGATGTGAAGTAATCATAGCGTTGTAGTGGCGTGCATTCTTCCAGAACATTCTCTGTGAGTTGGTAAGGCTGTGGACAAAAGAGCTTGCTGTCCCCTGCAATTTAAGGTTTCAGTAATAATCAGAGTTGATCAAAaaggtataaaatattgaGGTTTATTATCTGGGAATAGCATCTTAGTGAATGCTGAAGTTCTCAGAACAAGACAATGTACAGACTTTGACATAAAAAAGAGCAAAaattggtgctagtgaagaatcctccccccccccttatttgctaaccactaacccctataaccactaaccccctaatcATCAACCTATAACACTTCCCACCAGACTATTCTTctatgtaccggaggattctttactagtgcTTGAAAATTATTCCGCAATGTAAATATCAAAGGTAAATATTATAGTACATGCACCTGTGGCCCACACAAACGGGTTGTCTTGAATATCAAAACTGCCATTTATTGTGGGGTTAGTTCGAAGAATAACGTCACGGAAGGTTGTGTTGAGAATCTCGTTTAGTTTGGTCGAGGAAAGCAAGCTTGAAAAATATCAATATCGTTAGAAAAATGCCACACGTAACAGAAAATGAACACAAAACCCGTAGCGCTTGATCGTTTAATTTCCAAGACGCTAAAATTGCTAACTGCTATGATCTTAATTGCATAGTGAAAAAACGTGCgttttatatgttaaacaatTGGAAAATTCTCGCAGCAGCTAGGGTGCAAGGGGTAAAATTCTTTACTAGTACCGCAGCTAGATCTAGGTGGTcacaaacaaaaccaacataAATTCATTTCCTAccttgtttttacattttcgaaCCAAAACCGATCGCCGTTTCGCAACCGAAGAAACTGATCCGCTATGACGTAACGAAACAGCTCGCCGGGACTTCCCCCTGTGGTCTCTAACAAACCACCTGTAAAAATATCCAGTTTTGATAGTTTCCCATCGTGTAAAGATGTAAGATCATCCAGCAGCTGAATACAAATACATAACGTTAGTTTCTTTGATTTATAAAGTAACACAATTCATAACATTTCGTGTTTTAGTTATATACAGTTTTGACACACAGGTTTGAAATTGgaggttatttttttaatttaggtaTAGCCAATTATGCCTCTGGAAATTACTCCAGTAGATCGTGGCTATAGTTTTAACCAGCCACGTATACAGATTAATTCGCTTTTAATGTTCTAATCACATTGACGAACTAATACGCATATTTTACAGAACCGAAACGAACGGGAAAACGCTATCACCGTTCCGTTTGATTGAAGATTGCTTTGAAACAGGTTCTGATTAATATCCATCATCGTAGCTTTCGTTTGCATTCCGAATTCTTCTCTCGCAACGTTGTAATCCGGCAGGCCATGATCTCTTCCTTtctatcatttattttaaaacaaaacagtaacaGTGTACTATACAAAGACAACTTAAAATACTGATATTGCGCAGGAAAAGATTAACCAGCCGTCTTTAATTTATATGATTATTGGATGTTGTTTATACAAGTGGGTAAAGATAGTTAACAAAAATACTTACTTCTAAGTTGTAGGACCAAAaagcatttaatattttgaaccAATGTTTAATATACTTGGTGTAAAATAATCCAACCTGTAGTATGGTTGCCATTAAATCCCTTCTTGAAAATCGTCGGCTGCCATAGTAGTTGTGTCGTAGACTGGGCGTAATAACGTTATCTTCCAATTCAGCGATCTGGCTTGCCATTCCCATTGTTAGCTCATCAATGCTCGCGACTTTAAATGTTTCCTAGGTATAACAGTCTTAAATTCCTATCTAAATTTAACTTGtgaacacatttttttaccgCTGGTTCCCAGTAAGAGTTACACAAACTCAATGCCGGTGACGTAGCAGAAGTGGTTCGAAATTCGCAGCTTCCAGAACTATAGTAACATTATTAGAAACTGATCAATCAGGGATATATATCGTAGGGtaggtgggggtagatgggacattttagcacataatatccaagtatccttaatcgtgttttaaacaataaacaacggtttgtggtagtcgtgaggatacggttttataattctttgaatgttctttgtttactgccaaatgaggcaagaaaatcgaatgaaaaggtgtcccatcttcctcctaCCTATTATATAATACCTTTCATTAAATTTGCTTCGTACGAACACTCCTGGCGGGGTTATGGTGCTAAGGAAATGTCTTGCCGCTCCTTCAAAGATATCAGACACACTAGCAGACGTGCCGGAACTGTAAGCTGTCGTGTAATATATCTCACATTATAGTAGGCGACCAATTAATGACAAAGAAAAAAGTGAATTCTTGATATAAAGTACCTGTGTATGGTGTTACGTTCAAACATTGACTTTGATTTAAAGACGAACATGTACCAAGAAGCCCCGGCAACCATTCGTACATCAGCACTTTCTTAAAATATGCGGGGtttgaaaagtaaaaatatacgGGGTTTTCCACCAACGCGGGTGTGCACTTATTAGCAAGACACAACGGCCATTGATTGCTTCAGCGGTTCAGCCAAAATAGCATAGTTACCGAAGAGTTACCCATTGTCGGACAAacagaaaaaaggaaaaggacaaaaaatgatgaaataatcaacaaagttacatacgtggtaaccggTGCAGGCACGATGTATGAAATCGGTTATACTTATGTGtggtaacgactgtcgttggtGCGCTcggcaaggataaataagtaccAGTCTGTGTCATTCGGATTCAAGtgtataaattgtaataaCATTCATTATATCGATATATAAGTATAACTTATAGGCAACATGAAAAACACGGCAAGTAATTCGAACCTGATACATTGCGATATTCTGTATTCGAGCTTCGTTAAAAACGTCATCATCCGACCAATTCGGGTTCGAATCTCGGATATTTCGAGCAAGCCAATTGTGATGTCGAAACCACGTGATACCAATGGTTAGAACGAATGGGTTTTCGTTACCTCGCCTCGAACCGACtcctttttataattttaattggttaaaGCCCTGCTTAGGATTTTGCaagaaaaaacagttaaaccAGAAGCCCCCTCTCACCAagcatttctatttttacttttttgcaattttacgCTCGTGTGAACACACGCGCTTATAAATTTCCGcacatactatatatacattatagtggaagaagatgggacacattttgttctattttctcgtccgatttggtagtacacgAAGAAGGGTcaaggaattttaaaactttggaccattgactcccatggaccattgttaataaaggtgtcccgtcttccctatACCCGACGAATAACCGCATTTAAACGTCAGCATAGctttaacaacgctctacTGAAGTGCACGTTAATTAGtccaaaattaaactttttttttgactCACTGTAAAATCTTTTCGCTGATTGGATCACATGATCTTTTGTGGTCCACGAGTTATCCAACGGAAGACCAACATTATTCAACGCTGGGAATTCTCCTTGGTCGTCCAGCGAAGCAAGCTCGCCCCTACAGTCGGTTGCTCTGCCCTTAAAgttcaatgttttttatagttaTTAATAGGTTTAAAAACTCACCACAAGAcagaaattaaagttttttaatagtGTAAAAAACGACATCGCCGAGCTAAATCCAACAAATACTATGATCTTTGTTCGAACCCGTGCcgttttcaaaatattaaaacagaaaatcaaTGCTCTGCTATATTCTATTGTGTTGGATGGGTCCGCATTTAACCAAGAGGCACCATAAATggattaaattataaatgacgaaaaaataaaaaaataacattgacATTATAGATTCGGTCTAATAACAATTAcctagggtggggggagatgggacaccttttctttatgttttcttgtcccacttggtaagagaaacaaaaaatattcaaacaattataaaaccgtatttttacGACTTTCATAtgccgttggtaattgtttaaataacaatcaggatatttggatattatagtagggtggggggagatcggacacctttttattctattttctcgtcctgtggcagtaaacgaagaacagtcaaagaataataaaaacgtatcctcacgactctcatggaccgttgttaattgtttaaaacacgatcaggatatttggatatttagtgctaaaagtgtcccatcccccccccccccaccctactatatatgctaaacgtgtcccatcttaccccactgtccTATTATTTGGTATCACAGCACATTTCTATTTACCTGACTTGAAAATAAACTTGATGTGGAAGTTCTTCCATTACACGTCGACCGAAGTAAACGAAGGTTATTCGACCACGCTTTTGTATGTCCGTAGATCTGACTGCCATccaagtatgacgtcacagcgtTGATTTGTTCGCGTGGGTGGTTAGGGGAATACCCGGTGTTAGACGCTTGGTAGCTAGACCTCTCGTAAGGCATCTCGGTCGTGCTGAAGTGCGAGTCACTAGCATTTAGCatgatgttaaaatattcaGGAGGACATCCGGGCCTAGATGTGTCCAGAATATCCTGCATTACGTGTTCCCCTGTGTAAAATATAGGAACACGTATTAGGAGATTGGAAACCACCATGTTAAGGTATATCCTTTGTACTGTTGTTGTACAGGTGCGGCCAAGTCGGAAAAAATATTACGACTCctcaaaacaatttaaagcTAGTATGTCGTTATCAGTATAGAATAACAATGTAAACATGACTTTCTAAGATGAGTAAACAGGTTATCAAAAGAGTCTGGTTCTTTGACTAAGATTGTGATATTAAATTACAATGAGACATATAAACTTCAGAACTATAAATCACCCGAGTTTAACGATAATTCGCTTTAAAAGCCTTTGTGATACAGTTTAAACTGTCTTGATCAAAATATCTCAAATAACCTACCAAAAAAGAGAAAGAGGGCCGTCTTGTTGTTTGTCGATGGAAGTCCTTGCGGGCCAGAAAAAATCAAGTTGCTAATTGAACGCACGTTTGGTCTTTCCCATCCGGATGGTTCGTAGACTCCATCTTTGTAGTGGGGTGGCAGACTCCGAGTAAGAGAAGAGTCTAAAAAACTTTATGTGTTAAATGCTGATTCACCAATACGTTTCCTATCGTTCGGGAAGTTTGCAACACGACCCAAAAGTGCTTTCCAGCTACAAAAATACGTGTGATATTACACCATGCAACCAACCGTGAAAATAAGTGCTTTGCATCAAATCAAAAAAGATTATATTTAAGCGGCTATTTTGTCTAAGCAAACGtttaaataacagttgtttGCGTTTGGTTATGGGTGACAAACTTTAGCGATAATTTTAGGCACAGGTATTTAGTTACACGTGTGACGTCGGCAATAGCACGTCTCAAACTAATACAAAAAATGCCGCCTTTTATTTTCGTCACAATGACAAGGCACCAACAAAGTTCGGTCGCGTTGGCAACGGCTCGAAAATCACGGTTGCTTGAAAATACTAAATTAGCTGCGGGTATGACAAGCATCACGCCTGTGTCACGTCCACCGCCACCGGATGTATTTTGAAtggatgaataaatgaatgaatgaatgaatgaatgaatgaatgaatgaatgaatgaatgaatgaatgaatgaatgaatgaatgaatgaatgaatgaatgaatgaatgaatgaatcttactttatcctcgcgtggccgaaaaacgacagtcgttataacaccggtgttcatacacctcgtgtcagcttacgtgTCACCAAGTGTTATTTTGtaggttattattttgttaggattttttaattttttataagtggctgataatttggacaacccattagtgaccactgggttggaacaattgctgttaagtatcttgcccaacgacacatacgcccacgacacatacgcccacaatggcaaACGACATTGATTAAATTTCGCAATGTAAAGTTACTTAATAGGCTGGTAATTTGTTACGCCTAATCAcaaatacattgtttttacTGCTGTTGaaccttatattttaaattcaaaaactGCATAAACTTACCTGGAATACCAAGTGATGGATTACCTCTGTTGTTGTACCAACCATTAAATGGAGGAAACTCTTTACCAATCTCTTGTTGTCCTGCAAATATTACATTAGGTATATGACAAACATTATCGTCAACGTTTTAAATGCAGTACTTACCTTGAGTACACAGTCCCCAATTGATTACGATAACAAAAGAGATTATGATTCGCAGCATTTCCTTTTACCACTATACCATTCGATATAAAGGAATAATATTGAcctaaacaaaaactaaaataaaaaaaattaataccaGAACAATAAACACTGCAACTGTTAATGTTTCATATCGGAAATGCTCGAACTAAGCAGCTAAATAGGCTCGGTGATCGAAAAACAGCGAAAAACGCGAACATTCGCTCGTCTGCTGTATGCTCTCTGAGTAACCACCGAGCCGATGACTGAATGGACCGAGACAGATCAGGATATGCGTGTATATATACCCTCCCGTGTTTGCGCAAATACCAAGTAGACTTATTTCCATTATCCAAAAATCCAAATTTGGCTAAAACAGGGGCACTCCCAATCACAAGTAGAAGtatagttttactttttagaaACGAAAATCGCGACtactaaacaaacatatttaaaaagaagaacttaacctatatatataatgcagTAACGactaaataaaatatccaTCAAAAAATCAATAAGAAATGTGTGTATTTACGTCAAAATTCCTACGGTAAcaacgttttaaaaatatattaaaaagtcgGTATCGGGAAATATATTGCAAGTTACAGTTACGAGCATTTTGTTACTTTGCGAAACTGAAGTGCGGTCCAAAAAGTCCCAATGCAAGCTGATGGTATCAGCATAATagataaatgtatttataaaccgtAACCATACTACTTTAAAGTCAAGGATAACAGTTAATAAACCAGTTCCAGTTTCTTAAGTAGGTAAAAGGTCGTTATCAGGATTTTTTGACGCTTTTTTTCGCGAGCTTATTGCATATGGGGTGTTTGTAAAATGGTACGTTGGTAAAGGACgtataaaagtgttttaaaagaacatatctgaataaaaaaattatcatgAGATTCGAAACAATGTAGAACATTATACTGGTTGACTGTTCTTCGAGCAAAGATTTACTATTTATAATTTGTCCAAATTTCACTCAATGCATGAAGAttgagtagggtggggaaagatgggacaccattagcacataatattcaaatatccggatcgtgttttaaacaattaataacggtccaTGAAGTCGTAAAGGATATGGTTCcacagttttttgtttatcactAAATGAGAGAGAAAATAGAGataaaggtgtttcatctccCCCCCCTAACTGTATATTAAACGGTTGTGCTGAGTAACGAGTAACAGCAGACGTAACGTTTTTTTGTAACGTGATATCGCTGGTCGTTGTTTGTCGAATAAACTTATAGTTGTCGACCTAACGTTCTTGAGCCATTCGTTGTACTGGAATCAGATCATGTCGAGCGAGGTACAGGGTTTGGGGCACGTAATGGTGGCCACAGTTTAGAATTTGAACATCAGGTGGGGTGAAGCGACCTGCACCGCACTTCTGCCCATAAATTTTAGCGGGAAAAACCCCAAACATAAACACTAGCCTTGAATTACACACACACTGCTAATTTCCATTACGTATGTATTATGATTTAGGGTGTGGTAACGAATCACAAATGAATTTAAAGTTCTTGGAACAAATACCATATACACtgctgtttaaacaaaaatagtctGGACGCACGCCTCGTAAATAAAGTAGACAGTTCTAAAATATAGACTCGCCGTTACACGCAATTAAACGTACCTTGTTTTAGTTGGTTGGATGCGCTCTTTGATTCAGTATCAGCTTGTACAAACTCGAGAGCCCGTATTTTGTAAATGAATAACAGATcgtattaaagttttaaataattcaaatatataaagGGTTTTTATACGTTATATATAGATTTATTGGGGTAAATTTCTATCGTTAGAAATCACACAAAGACATTTTACAAACGTAAATAGTTATTATGTGCCTGTAAACAAACGCAGTTCCAGCTAATCGAAGTTATTTACAAGAAATTCTTTATCAAATTCGTGTTATACGCAGCAGGTTCAACAAACTTTACTTTGTGACGTAACCGTTGGTGCTGCGCTAAAGTTAACCAGAAGCATCAGACGCTTCAGCAATGATTACTTTTATGACTGACTTGCGCCCTTACGGTTGTTCGTGTACGGCGTTTTGCAAACGCAAGCTGCAAGTACACGTTTAGTTTAATGAGTGAGGATCAGTCCGTTAAGCGAATTGTTAAAGCAAGGAAAGACAGTAGAAGTGGTGTTTTAAGTTGCCTAGTATAGGCCTTTATATCAATACTTGGTAATATAGGGCTCACTTAACATCTTAGAATtcagtttattaaaacatgtttgagCTTGAAACTGACTTGAGAATTATTAAATGGATGTCAGGCTCTATCTTTATGGCGGGGATTTTGTCGTTGGCAGCATATCAAGTTGGCGTGCCGTCTGGTTATGGCAAACACACGAAGAAGTCGAAATTCAGTAAGCTGAACAACATCGTCAACTGTCAATGTTTGATTATGCTTTAAGTAGACATATACCCGATCTCACACACTACAGTAAGACAGTATAGTAGAGCGGGAAAAGACGAGGCACCTTCAGaacatgatcgtgttttaaacaactaacaacggtctatggaacttagaatgtgctttgtttactaccaaatagaagaagaataaaaataaaaaggtgtaccatcttacaccaccctactatacctatGATGCATTCCAAACCTTTGAAACACTGTTTATTGTACTCCTGTGTAATCTTTATAAAAgtctatatttttactttacagcTGTTGACGCCCGACTAGCTTGGGTAATACAGGAATGTCCTTCATTCTTTCTACCAGTGTTGGTAACCTACAGTGTTGGCGTTGAAAACATCAATTTCTCCAATCTCTTAATCATCAGCGCCTTCGCCTTCCATTATTTCCAGAGGCAAGTCGCCGGTTTGTAACTGGATTCAGTAATTACCGCCTGCACGTCAAATTTTACAGTGGCGTTGATTTAAACACGCGGCGGGTCTTCATTTATACTGTTGTTGTTTCCATGAACGGTGTACATGTACCGTTGAATATTGAACGATATGTGTTACAGGTCGTTCATCTACCCAATGTTGATGAATCGAATGAGCACTCCCCTACCTCTCCGCATCGTCTTTATGAGTTTTacctttacatttattaatggGTACGCAATATCAAAGTATGAAGCCGCACACGTATCATTACCGGAAAACTGGATTAATTCTTTCCAGTTCTTGACAGGTAACTAACGTATCTCAATTGTTTTAATGGTTTGGATTGTTCCTAAACCTgaatacaaaaaagtataggttttaaaaatt from Ciona intestinalis chromosome 2, KH, whole genome shotgun sequence carries:
- the LOC100176622 gene encoding 3-oxo-5-alpha-steroid 4-dehydrogenase 1-like → MFELETDLRIIKWMSGSIFMAGILSLAAYQVGVPSGYGKHTKKSKFTVDARLAWVIQECPSFFLPVLVTYSVGVENINFSNLLIISAFAFHYFQRSFIYPMLMNRMSTPLPLRIVFMSFTFTFINGYAISKYEAAHVSLPENWINSFQFLTGMLMWASGLLINIHSDHVLRNLRKPNEVGYKIPRGGAFEYVSGANFSGEIFEWFGLLIASNFHFPLICFSLSTSLTIGTRALFHHKFYLSKFEDYPKNRKAVIPFVL